In Chitinophagales bacterium, one genomic interval encodes:
- a CDS encoding TlpA disulfide reductase family protein: MVLSFKKWLIPLLLIFAFLVYYNMYRVAPGITLEELTFKNLDGSTFSKTELEGKTVFLNVMATWCGPCIAELPSIENAKKALEGENIEFLIVSDENLPLLQKFKQRFPYSYTYLQMQEKREKLGIRTIPTTYIFNSKGEVIFKKIGSIEWNAPKNIEMIKELIAEN; encoded by the coding sequence ATGGTTCTATCTTTTAAAAAATGGTTGATTCCGCTGCTGTTAATTTTTGCCTTTTTGGTCTATTATAATATGTACCGTGTGGCTCCTGGCATCACTTTAGAGGAATTGACTTTTAAAAACCTGGACGGCAGTACTTTTTCTAAAACCGAATTAGAAGGAAAAACAGTTTTTTTGAATGTAATGGCAACTTGGTGCGGCCCTTGCATAGCGGAACTGCCCAGTATTGAAAATGCAAAAAAAGCGTTGGAGGGAGAAAATATCGAATTCCTTATTGTCTCTGATGAAAACCTCCCTTTGCTGCAAAAATTTAAACAGCGATTTCCCTATTCTTATACCTACCTGCAAATGCAGGAAAAGCGGGAAAAACTCGGCATCAGAACGATTCCAACTACTTATATTTTCAATTCCAAAGGTGAAGTGATTTTTAAAAAAATTGGCAGCATAGAGTGGAATGCTCCAAAAAATATTGAAATGATTAAAGAACTGATTGCTGAAAACTAA
- a CDS encoding DUF885 domain-containing protein: protein MKFQYSIVFAITLFLIAACNNSASDKKVEKTDPETYTKDFFEFLDEKWDEQVDRYPTWQSYLGIKKDYDKWSDRSDSMEIVEHKLDKALLDTLKMKFDPAKMTPQGELSYRMKIKSLEQGIERFKFRHYSYPVNQMHGTHSWIPSFFINIHRISTIKDAEDYLTRLSTVDYPIEQLIDNLELRAEKNIIAPKFVFPHVLDDCKNIISGYPLDNSADTNAVYADFKSKISALDSLSDADKKTMLNNAEKSLKTIMLPAYRELIAEIVRIERKATEEAGVWKFENGNEFYDSQLQKITTTELSADDIFNKGMEEVERIHNEMRNIKGQVDFEGDLQAFFKFMREDEQFYYSNDSSGKAKYLHESIALIDTMRTRLDELFITKPEAKLTVKRVEAFREKTAGKAFYQRPAPDGSRPGTYYVNLYDMSQMPVYQMEALAYHEGIPGHHMQLSIAQELEGLPKFRTLGGNYTAYIEGWGLYSEYIPREMGFYSDPYSDFGRLAMELWRACRMVVDAGIHSKKWTREEGIAFYSENTPNPYDDCVKMVERHIVLPGQATAYKVGQLKILELRKKAMREMGKLFDIREFHEVVIANGAVPLDILEENVEKYIASKIEGKDA, encoded by the coding sequence ATGAAATTTCAATACTCGATTGTATTTGCCATTACTCTGTTTTTAATTGCAGCCTGTAACAATTCCGCTTCAGATAAAAAAGTGGAAAAGACTGACCCGGAAACTTACACCAAAGATTTTTTTGAATTCCTGGATGAAAAATGGGACGAACAAGTTGACCGCTACCCTACCTGGCAATCGTACCTCGGCATAAAAAAAGATTACGATAAATGGAGCGACCGTTCTGATTCTATGGAAATTGTTGAACATAAGTTGGATAAAGCTTTACTCGATACACTTAAAATGAAATTTGACCCAGCTAAAATGACTCCCCAAGGCGAGCTCAGCTACCGCATGAAAATTAAAAGCCTCGAACAAGGTATAGAGCGATTCAAATTCAGACACTACTCCTACCCTGTGAACCAAATGCATGGCACCCACTCATGGATTCCTTCTTTTTTCATCAATATCCACCGGATCAGCACAATCAAAGATGCCGAGGATTATCTTACGCGACTGTCCACCGTGGACTATCCTATCGAACAATTGATCGATAATTTAGAACTCAGAGCTGAGAAAAACATCATCGCTCCAAAATTTGTGTTTCCACACGTGCTTGACGATTGCAAAAATATCATTTCCGGTTATCCATTGGACAATTCAGCAGATACGAATGCTGTGTATGCAGATTTTAAATCAAAAATTTCAGCACTCGACAGCCTTTCTGATGCTGATAAAAAGACAATGCTTAATAATGCTGAAAAGAGTTTGAAAACCATTATGCTTCCAGCATACAGGGAATTAATTGCTGAAATAGTCAGAATTGAGCGCAAAGCCACTGAAGAAGCTGGTGTATGGAAATTTGAGAATGGCAATGAATTTTACGATTCCCAACTTCAAAAGATCACAACTACCGAGCTTAGTGCTGATGACATTTTCAATAAAGGCATGGAAGAAGTGGAGCGCATCCACAATGAAATGCGCAATATCAAAGGTCAGGTTGATTTTGAGGGAGATTTGCAGGCTTTTTTCAAATTCATGAGAGAAGATGAGCAATTCTATTATTCCAATGATTCAAGTGGAAAAGCAAAATACCTGCATGAATCCATTGCGCTGATAGATACAATGCGTACCCGATTGGATGAACTTTTCATCACCAAGCCAGAAGCTAAACTCACAGTAAAAAGAGTGGAAGCATTTCGAGAAAAAACTGCCGGTAAGGCATTTTATCAAAGACCCGCACCAGACGGTTCAAGGCCTGGCACTTATTATGTCAATCTCTATGACATGAGCCAAATGCCGGTTTATCAAATGGAAGCCCTGGCCTATCACGAAGGGATTCCCGGCCACCACATGCAGCTGAGCATTGCTCAGGAATTAGAGGGGCTGCCTAAGTTCAGGACCCTGGGCGGAAATTACACAGCTTATATTGAAGGCTGGGGACTATACTCAGAATACATTCCCAGGGAAATGGGTTTTTATTCCGACCCTTACTCAGATTTCGGTCGACTGGCCATGGAATTGTGGCGCGCCTGCCGCATGGTAGTAGATGCCGGTATTCACTCCAAAAAATGGACACGTGAAGAAGGCATTGCCTTTTATTCTGAAAACACGCCCAACCCTTATGATGACTGTGTGAAAATGGTGGAAAGGCATATTGTACTACCCGGACAGGCTACTGCTTATAAAGTAGGGCAATTGAAAATTCTGGAGCTGCGCAAGAAAGCAATGCGGGAAATGGGCAAACTATTCGACATTCGTGAATTCCATGAAGTAGTTATTGCCAATGGTGCAGTGCCGTTGGATATTCTGGAAGAGAATGTAGAAAAGTATATTGCTTCAAAAATTGAGGGGAAGGACGCTTAG